From one Anopheles cruzii chromosome 3, idAnoCruzAS_RS32_06, whole genome shotgun sequence genomic stretch:
- the LOC128275033 gene encoding ecdysone-induced protein 74EF, protein MAMAACYPTYDHMTGNSTTQQQLQQQQLQQQQQQQQQQQQSPVAATSQLHHLSSRLSAAAAAAAAAAAAAAAASSMAVQKDFSIPLHVDCSVEYELPNQAKPPVGARVEPLLMIHPCYFRKMESQRRSPFVNNMPNSARSSSSSIAASGKAGASTSGNSSSSTSGTGTSSVAGADSSSSSAVATAASGSSCASASAAGSRRNSAQKSANSGSNTGSGSGSSSSSSQFLQLQLDDYVQRQMHRTATVSNSQQQQQQQHYSHSNGGGSGGHMQQHLHQQHHSSRHQQQQQQPHHHQSHLTSQSANQYANQSQQQQQQSTSSTSEWGRYHIGADCAAAGTGGSGSSVRNGAAGYGGKVAAGGYGAGVASSVAAVSNATTSCSTSNSSSSVKSKSVTSASMKRNASNTGMSQHQQQLHHHHHQQHQQQQQHLMPASCAVYNSTASNGVSNGGLVEAGGGGGAGPRWGDIEKTSMAAAVPRDFQAGPESLPIKAGVVVPAANLPPPLPQSYRGAASGGTGKRDAMLSGAGGCAVYSSNSNNRNNHNNNSSLSNSSNNTSVTSVVSTDLSLWEATANGGGNSVVVGGGAGNNVLTDKSSMAAAIPRDYHAAGPEHLAACNKLAAARQQQQQQQYQQQQQQQQQQVQHHQQQQQHHSQHRQQHQQHQHHHHQQQQQQQHLHHQQQQQQQHSQHSQQQQQHHHNHQVAVAAAAAAAAAAAAAAEASDKLLFAKYRQHQRASHRLHPYMMTTSFTPLMTAAFPPMQQVSCYNV, encoded by the coding sequence ATGGCCATGGCCGCGTGCTATCCGACGTACGATCACATGACCGGCAACAGcacgacgcagcagcagctccagcagcagcagcttcaacagcagcagcagcagcagcagcagcagcaacagagccCAGTGGCGGCCACTAGTCAGCTGCACCACCTGTCCTCGCGGCTGTCGGCCgccgcggcggctgcggcggcagcagcggcggccgcagcagccgcctcCAGCATGGCGGTGCAGAAGGACTTCAGCATACCGCTGCACGTGGACTGCAGCGTGGAGTACGAGTTGCCGAACCAGGCGAAGCCGCCGGTGGGCGCCCGGGTCGAGCCACTGCTGATGATCCATCCTTGCTACTTCCGCAAGATGGAGAGCCAGCGGCGCAGCCCGTTCGTGAACAACATGCCAAACTCCGCCCGTAGCTCCAGCTCTTCGATCGCGGCCAGCGGCAAGGCTGGGGCCAGCACGAGCGGgaacagtagcagtagcaccagcggcaccggcaccagcagtGTTGCAGGAGCCGattcctcctcctcgtcggcggtggcgacggcggcaagTGGCTCAAGCTGTGCGTCGGCCAGTGCCGCCGGCAGTCGGAGGAATTCGGCACAAAAGTCAGCCAACAGTGGCAGCAACACCGGCAGCGGaagcggtagcagcagcagtagcagtcaGTTCCTTCAGCTGCAACTGGATGACTACGTCCAGCGTCAGATGCATCGTACGGCGACCGTGAGCAatagtcagcagcagcagcagcagcaacactacAGCCACTCGAACGGTGGCGGTAGCGGAGGGCATATGCAGCAACACCTCCATCAGCAACACCACAGCAgtcgccaccagcaacagcagcagcaacctcaCCACCATCAGTCACACCTCACCAGTCAGTCCGCGAATCAGTACGCGAaccagtcgcagcagcagcagcaacagtccACGTCCTCCACATCGGAGTGGGGCCGGTATCACATCGGAGCGGATTGcgcggccgccggcaccggaggaAGCGGGTCCTCGGTTCGCAACGGAGCGGCGGGCTACGGTGGGAAggttgctgccggtggctaTGGTGCAGGCGTTGCATCTTCGGTGGCTGCTGTGAGCAACGCGACAACCAGCTGtagcaccagcaacagtagcagcagcgtcaAGTCCAAAAGTGTCACTAGCGCCTCGATGAAGCGCAATGCAAGTAATACGGGTATGagtcagcatcagcagcagctccaccatcatcaccaccagcagcatcagcagcagcagcagcacctgaTGCCGGCGAGCTGCGCCGTGTACAACAGCACCGCCAGCAACGGTGTCAGCAACGGTGGCCTGGTggaagctggtggtggtggcggtgcgggGCCCCGATGGGGCGACATCGAGAAGACTtcaatggcggcggccgtgccCCGCGATTTCCAGGCCGGCCCCGAATCGTTACCGATCAAAGCCGGTGTCGTCGTGCCGGCGGCCAacctgccgccaccgctgccccAAAGCTACCGTGGGGCGGCCAGTGGGGGCACTGGCAAACGCGACGCCATGCTGTCCGGCGCCGGAGGCTGTGCTGTTTAtagtagtaatagtaataataggaacaaccacaacaacaactctAGCCTAAGTAATAGTAGTAACAACACGAGTGTCACGAGTGTCGTCAGTACGGACCTCAGCCTGTGGGAGGCGACGGCGAACGGAGGCGGCAacagtgttgttgttggtggtggtgccggcaaCAATGTCCTGACGGACAAGAGCTCGATGGCGGCTGCGATTCCACGGGACTATCACGCGGCTGGCCCGGAGCATCTGGCGGCCTGCAACAAACTGGCCGCTgcccgtcagcagcagcagcaacagcagtaccagcaacagcaacagcagcaacagcagcaagtgcaacatcaccaacagcagcagcagcatcactcTCAGCATcgccagcaacaccagcaacaccagcatcatcatcatcagcagcagcagcaacagcagcatttgcatcatcagcaacagcagcagcagcagcattcgcaACacagccagcaacagcaacaacaccaccacaaccatcaggtggcggtggcggcggcagctgcggccgctgctgcggcggccgcggcagccgAGGCGTCCGACAAGCTGCTGTTCGCGAAGTACCGGCAGCACCAGCGAGCGTCGCACCGGTTGCACCCGTACATGATGACGACCAGCTTCACACCCCTTATGACGGCGGCCTTCCCTCCGATGCAGCAAGTGTCCTGCTACAACGTGTGA